A genomic stretch from Sulfurimonas sediminis includes:
- a CDS encoding type II secretion system protein, which produces MKRAGFTMIELIFVIVILGILAAVAIPKLAATRTDAQVAKISTEAATLVSELGTFYTAQGTFEGKNSADITNISLKTSDDNIQNNDTIVLGDDNNNTCLTITFNNASDGNITVSADDANGTVCNAVKEATADLQKTYNFGGSNVAY; this is translated from the coding sequence ATGAAAAGAGCTGGTTTTACAATGATCGAATTGATCTTCGTTATCGTTATTTTAGGTATTTTGGCAGCAGTTGCCATTCCAAAACTTGCAGCGACGCGTACGGATGCACAAGTTGCAAAAATCTCTACAGAAGCAGCAACACTTGTAAGTGAATTAGGTACTTTCTATACTGCACAAGGTACTTTTGAAGGTAAAAATAGTGCAGATATAACAAATATATCACTTAAAACGTCTGATGATAATATTCAAAATAACGATACTATTGTTTTAGGTGATGATAACAATAATACGTGTTTAACAATTACATTTAATAATGCTAGTGATGGAAATATAACAGTAAGTGCAGATGATGCCAATGGAACAGTTTGTAATGCTGTGAAAGAAGCGACTGCAGATTTACAAAAAACATATAACTTTGGTGGGTCAAACGTAGCTTACTAA